The following coding sequences are from one Shewanella eurypsychrophilus window:
- a CDS encoding 8-oxoguanine deaminase, with protein MQNNAHRIWIKNPLDCLDPAYAGGIVIQDDIIVELIPAGGEPTEQAHEVIDASEHVLIPGLINSHHHFYQTLTRAFPAALNKELFPWLQSLYPVWAKLTPQMIATSTQIALSELLLSGCTTASDHHYLFPNGLENAIDIQIEQARKLGIRVHLTRGSMSLGEDQGGLPPRTTIQTDQQILDDSQRLINTYHQYEAGAMIRIALAPCSPFSVSEDLMRATGELAADLDVRLHTHLAETIDETEFCIKMFGVRPVDYLERVGWLNNRTWLAHGIHFNEQEISRLGQAGVGVCHCPSSNMLLASGQCPTLALQAAGSPVGLGVDGSASNDGSNMIGEVRQALLLQRLRYGASEITHQKAFDWATKGSAACLGRDDIGEIAVGKQADIALFKLDEIRFAGSGSPVAAILLCGATRADKVMVAGRWRVLDGEIVDLDLDQLMAQQVQLATQLANSHYG; from the coding sequence ATGCAAAATAATGCTCATAGAATATGGATTAAAAATCCCCTCGACTGTCTAGACCCAGCTTATGCGGGTGGCATTGTTATTCAAGACGATATTATCGTGGAGCTAATACCCGCAGGTGGCGAGCCAACCGAGCAGGCTCATGAGGTCATAGATGCTAGTGAGCATGTCCTTATACCTGGCCTAATCAACAGTCACCACCACTTTTATCAAACCTTAACTCGCGCTTTTCCGGCGGCATTAAACAAAGAGTTATTTCCATGGTTGCAGAGCTTATATCCCGTATGGGCTAAACTCACCCCCCAAATGATCGCAACCTCAACACAAATTGCCTTAAGTGAACTCCTTCTCTCTGGGTGTACCACCGCAAGTGATCACCACTACCTTTTTCCAAATGGGCTAGAAAATGCCATCGATATTCAAATAGAACAAGCGCGTAAACTTGGTATAAGAGTTCACTTAACGCGCGGCTCTATGAGCTTAGGGGAAGATCAGGGCGGATTACCACCACGGACAACCATTCAAACCGATCAACAGATATTAGATGACAGCCAAAGACTCATTAACACTTATCATCAATATGAAGCAGGGGCTATGATCAGAATTGCATTGGCGCCTTGCTCACCTTTTTCAGTGAGTGAAGACTTGATGCGTGCGACAGGTGAGCTAGCCGCAGATCTTGATGTCAGACTACACACACACCTTGCAGAGACAATTGATGAAACCGAGTTTTGTATAAAGATGTTCGGCGTACGCCCAGTTGATTACCTTGAGCGCGTAGGCTGGTTAAATAACCGCACCTGGCTTGCCCATGGTATTCACTTTAATGAACAAGAAATTTCTCGTTTAGGGCAAGCTGGCGTCGGTGTTTGCCATTGTCCCTCATCCAATATGCTGCTGGCCTCGGGCCAATGTCCAACACTCGCACTGCAGGCCGCAGGTAGCCCTGTCGGTCTCGGGGTCGATGGCTCGGCATCGAATGACGGTTCAAATATGATTGGCGAAGTTCGTCAAGCGTTGTTACTGCAACGCTTACGCTATGGTGCCAGTGAGATCACCCATCAAAAAGCCTTTGATTGGGCGACTAAAGGCTCAGCAGCTTGTCTAGGGCGGGATGATATTGGTGAAATCGCAGTAGGCAAGCAGGCTGATATCGCTTTATTCAAACTGGATGAAATTCGTTTTGCCGGCTCAGGTTCCCCAGTTGCAGCCATATTGCTTTGTGGTGCAACAAGAGCAG